From one Bacillus sp. FJAT-42376 genomic stretch:
- the paaA gene encoding 1,2-phenylacetyl-CoA epoxidase subunit PaaA, whose product MSVASSFNQRTDEEKYKRFMERIEAGEKIEADDWMPDDYRLTLIKLISMHGISEIMGALPEKEWVPKAPSLRRKLGIMAKVQDEMGHGQMLLRVTEDLMTPLGKTREDIMDDLFSGDLKFHNVFHMEAPTWADAGLIGWLVDGAAIISQTNMLGASYGPYAKALQRICAEEVFHAQHGESIILALTEGTPEQKAMIQDSLNRWWEALLMFFGPASAATTGSSKQDTTIKYKIRTKTNEQLRQDFFTKYIPRVLSIGLKLPDETMHFDEEQKLWIYKQPDWNEFKNIIKNNGPKSKDRLRLRRLAYENNKWVLDALNMKSQNAV is encoded by the coding sequence GTGAGTGTTGCTTCCTCGTTTAATCAGCGGACCGATGAGGAGAAGTATAAACGGTTTATGGAAAGAATTGAAGCCGGGGAAAAGATTGAAGCCGATGACTGGATGCCGGATGATTACAGACTGACCCTGATCAAACTGATTTCCATGCATGGCATCAGCGAAATAATGGGAGCGCTTCCGGAAAAGGAGTGGGTTCCAAAAGCTCCGTCTTTGAGACGGAAGCTTGGCATTATGGCAAAGGTTCAGGATGAAATGGGACACGGGCAGATGCTGCTTCGCGTGACAGAAGATTTAATGACTCCTCTTGGGAAAACAAGAGAGGACATAATGGACGATCTGTTCAGCGGAGATTTAAAGTTTCATAATGTCTTCCACATGGAAGCTCCGACATGGGCGGATGCCGGACTGATCGGCTGGCTTGTGGATGGCGCGGCGATTATTTCACAGACGAATATGCTCGGAGCCTCATACGGCCCATATGCAAAAGCGCTGCAGCGAATTTGTGCAGAAGAGGTTTTTCATGCCCAGCATGGGGAATCCATTATTCTCGCATTAACAGAAGGTACACCGGAACAAAAGGCGATGATTCAGGATTCCCTGAACCGCTGGTGGGAGGCGCTGCTTATGTTTTTCGGTCCGGCCAGTGCCGCCACAACCGGTTCATCCAAACAGGATACCACCATTAAATACAAAATCAGGACAAAAACAAATGAACAGCTCCGCCAGGACTTTTTTACAAAATATATTCCAAGGGTGCTGTCCATTGGCTTGAAGCTTCCGGATGAAACGATGCATTTCGATGAAGAGCAGAAGCTTTGGATCTATAAGCAGCCGGACTGGAATGAGTTCAAAAACATCATTAAAAACAACGGGCCGAAATCGAAGGACCGTCTCCGTCTTCGCAGGCTCGCCTATGAAAACAATAAATGGGTGCTTGATGCCCTGAACATGAAAAGCCAGAATGCTGTTTAG
- a CDS encoding 3-hydroxyacyl-CoA dehydrogenase, translating to MIEQIMVAGSGVMGRGIAYVAAAGGFRVVLADVKKEALESAEKEINLIFQKAVSRNIMTEEQAASAKDRLQYTASLEDGAKRADLIIEAVPEKKEIKQAVFEILDAHAPEHCFFATNTSTMSPTEIGSFTKRPQNVIAMHFFNPVHKMPLIEIIRGLETSDETAEAIKEAARKMKKETVVINEFPGFVTSRISALVGNEAFYMLQEGVGSAKEIDKAIRLGLNYPMGPFELGDLVGLDTRLNNLNYLHETLGEKYRPAPLLVQYVKAGRLGRKSGKGVYDYPEK from the coding sequence GTGATTGAACAGATAATGGTTGCCGGATCCGGAGTCATGGGAAGAGGCATCGCCTATGTTGCGGCAGCCGGAGGATTCCGCGTCGTGCTTGCGGATGTAAAAAAAGAAGCGCTTGAGAGCGCAGAAAAAGAAATCAATCTCATTTTTCAAAAGGCTGTCAGCCGGAATATCATGACGGAGGAACAGGCAGCATCGGCAAAAGACCGTCTCCAATACACAGCAAGCCTTGAAGACGGGGCTAAGCGTGCGGACCTGATTATTGAAGCGGTTCCGGAGAAAAAAGAAATCAAGCAGGCCGTCTTTGAAATCCTGGATGCCCATGCACCAGAGCACTGCTTTTTTGCAACGAATACGTCGACGATGAGTCCGACTGAAATCGGCTCCTTTACAAAAAGGCCGCAAAACGTCATCGCGATGCACTTTTTCAACCCTGTACATAAAATGCCGCTCATCGAAATCATCCGTGGACTTGAAACAAGTGATGAAACAGCGGAAGCGATTAAGGAAGCGGCGAGAAAAATGAAGAAGGAAACGGTTGTGATTAACGAATTTCCCGGATTCGTAACGAGCAGAATCAGTGCCCTCGTCGGGAACGAAGCATTTTACATGCTTCAGGAAGGCGTCGGTTCAGCAAAAGAAATCGATAAAGCCATCCGCCTCGGGCTGAACTACCCGATGGGGCCGTTTGAGCTTGGAGACCTCGTTGGGCTGGATACAAGGCTCAATAACCTAAACTACCTCCATGAAACGCTGGGGGAAAAATACAGGCCGGCTCCTCTTCTTGTCCAATACGTAAAAGCGGGAAGGCTCGGGCGCAAATCAGGGAAAGGCGTTTATGATTATCCAGAAAAGTAA
- a CDS encoding enoyl-CoA hydratase-related protein, whose product MYGTIKFEPKNGVAWLTLNRPDKLNAFTGQMNKEIIQALKGAASDEAIRCVVITGEGRAFCSGEDLGSIGEETNHGDILRNRYNPMVRALAVFEKPVIAAVNGVAAGAGFSLALGCDFRIASEKASFIQSFIHVGLVPDSGNHYYLPRIVGTAKALELAILGEKVTAQQAKELGLVYRVTEAELLEQEVTAFAERLAAMPTSAIGLIKRAVRESFTSSLDDMLEKEAQYQRIAGLSADHREGTAAFLEKRKPQFSGK is encoded by the coding sequence ATGTACGGAACGATCAAGTTCGAGCCGAAAAACGGTGTGGCCTGGCTTACGCTGAACCGGCCCGATAAACTTAATGCTTTTACCGGGCAGATGAATAAAGAAATCATTCAGGCACTAAAGGGAGCAGCCTCGGATGAAGCCATCCGCTGTGTGGTGATCACGGGGGAAGGAAGGGCATTTTGCTCGGGTGAGGATTTAGGAAGCATCGGTGAGGAAACGAATCATGGAGATATTCTAAGGAACCGCTACAACCCGATGGTCCGGGCACTGGCTGTTTTTGAAAAACCGGTCATTGCAGCGGTTAATGGAGTGGCCGCCGGCGCCGGATTCAGTTTGGCGCTTGGCTGTGATTTTCGGATTGCTTCAGAGAAAGCGAGTTTTATTCAGTCCTTTATCCACGTCGGACTTGTCCCGGATTCCGGGAATCACTACTACCTCCCGAGAATTGTAGGCACGGCTAAAGCGCTGGAGCTTGCGATCCTTGGCGAAAAAGTGACCGCACAGCAGGCGAAGGAGCTTGGGCTTGTGTACCGTGTCACAGAGGCTGAACTGCTGGAGCAGGAAGTGACCGCATTTGCGGAGAGGCTTGCGGCTATGCCGACATCAGCGATTGGCTTGATTAAACGGGCGGTCCGCGAAAGCTTTACTTCAAGCCTGGATGACATGCTTGAAAAAGAGGCGCAGTATCAGCGGATCGCCGGTCTGTCAGCCGACCACCGTGAAGGGACCGCAGCCTTTTTGGAAAAAAGAAAACCGCAGTTTTCCGGAAAATAA
- a CDS encoding aldehyde dehydrogenase family protein, translating into MSTVKDKKFETSPTIRETYQLLINGERVDSKSGETFTTYNPATGDAVAVVAKASIEDADRAVKAARAAFDAGKWKRTPIGKRSRVLNKIASIMRLRFNELVELEILDTGKALSAAQGQVMQAIEDFEFYAGAIVGHRGDVNNVPGQFFNYTQKEPVGVCAQIIPWNYPLMMAAWKVAPAIAAGCCVVLKPASLTPLTAIVLTEICHEAGLPAGVVNVIPGAGSTVGNYLVEHPEVDKVAFTGSTPIGKDIMAKASQTLKRVTLELGGKSPNIVFEDADIEAAVAGSLYGIFYNTGQSCEARSRLYVEESIYDEFMEKFTEKAKKLKLGNPFNEGTHIGAIISKDQLETIDGYVQSAIADGATIVTGGKAAAVEGFEEGYWYEPTIITNVNHDMKSVQEEIFGPVVVVMKFNGEKEALALANDTIYGLGSAIWTTNQARATRVANEIKAGIVMVNSPISAFPGTPFGGYKQSGFGRELCVETLDLYTETKSVLSYFGTRPLNFFNV; encoded by the coding sequence ATGAGTACAGTGAAAGACAAAAAGTTCGAAACATCTCCAACGATTCGCGAAACGTATCAGCTATTGATTAACGGAGAAAGGGTGGACAGCAAATCCGGAGAAACCTTTACTACATACAACCCGGCAACCGGTGATGCCGTAGCGGTTGTGGCGAAAGCTTCCATTGAAGACGCAGACCGCGCGGTGAAAGCAGCCAGGGCCGCATTTGATGCCGGCAAATGGAAACGGACACCGATCGGCAAACGCTCCCGCGTCCTGAACAAAATTGCTTCGATTATGAGATTGCGCTTCAATGAACTGGTGGAGCTTGAAATTCTGGATACGGGAAAAGCCCTTTCCGCAGCCCAGGGCCAGGTTATGCAGGCGATTGAGGATTTCGAATTTTACGCAGGCGCGATTGTCGGCCACCGCGGAGATGTCAACAACGTTCCGGGTCAATTTTTCAACTATACGCAAAAGGAGCCGGTCGGCGTCTGCGCGCAGATTATTCCATGGAACTATCCGCTGATGATGGCGGCCTGGAAGGTTGCCCCGGCCATCGCCGCAGGATGCTGTGTCGTCCTGAAACCGGCAAGCCTGACGCCGCTTACGGCGATCGTCCTTACAGAGATCTGCCATGAAGCGGGACTTCCTGCAGGAGTTGTCAACGTGATTCCGGGCGCAGGCTCCACTGTCGGAAATTACCTCGTTGAACATCCGGAAGTGGATAAAGTGGCCTTTACCGGTTCAACACCAATCGGAAAGGATATTATGGCGAAAGCAAGCCAGACGCTGAAACGGGTTACGCTGGAGCTTGGCGGAAAATCCCCGAACATCGTTTTTGAAGACGCGGATATCGAGGCGGCGGTTGCGGGTTCCCTTTACGGAATTTTTTACAACACGGGCCAGTCCTGTGAAGCGAGATCCCGCCTTTATGTAGAAGAAAGCATCTATGACGAGTTCATGGAGAAGTTTACTGAAAAGGCGAAAAAGCTGAAGCTCGGCAATCCATTTAATGAAGGAACGCATATCGGTGCCATCATCAGCAAGGATCAGCTTGAAACCATTGATGGCTACGTTCAGTCGGCAATCGCGGACGGAGCGACCATTGTGACCGGAGGAAAAGCAGCGGCAGTAGAAGGGTTTGAAGAGGGATACTGGTATGAGCCGACCATCATCACGAACGTGAACCATGACATGAAATCCGTTCAGGAGGAAATCTTCGGACCGGTTGTCGTGGTGATGAAATTTAATGGCGAAAAAGAAGCACTCGCGCTTGCCAATGATACGATCTACGGATTAGGCTCTGCCATTTGGACGACAAACCAGGCGCGCGCTACTCGCGTGGCAAACGAAATCAAAGCCGGCATCGTGATGGTAAACAGCCCGATTTCCGCTTTCCCGGGCACACCGTTCGGCGGCTACAAGCAGTCCGGGTTCGGACGCGAGCTTTGTGTCGAAACACTTGATCTCTACACAGAAACGAAAAGTGTGCTTTCCTATTTCGGCACCCGTCCGCTGAATTTTTTTAACGTATAA
- a CDS encoding glycoside hydrolase family 68 protein: MNIQTILKRTTALTLTSAIVLGGGAQAFAQEYKDQNKTYGQGELTREDMGKIPGQIAKDKARYTVPQFDETKIKNIESAVGYDKDGNKIKLDVWDTWPLANADGTVADYKGYDIVFGLAGDPKDANDTSIYMFYKKKGNESIDAWKNAGKVFENDKVNPNDPHLKNKDQDWSGSAIMTEDGEIRLFYTNRSDREAGKQTITTAQVNMSQPASGQLKVNGVSDHKSIFDGDGELYQTIKQFTDGGGMESGDNHTLRDPHYIEENGKKYLVFEANTGTETGYQGEQSLFNRAYYGGDKSFYEAEKEKLMNSDKKKTAELANGAMGIIELNDDYTLKNVKKPLLTSNTVTDEIERPNIFKHNGKWYLFTDTRGAKMTIDGVDNEDIYMLGYVADSLNGKFKPLNGTGIVLHHDLDPNDKTFNYAHYAIPQKSGDDFVVTSYITNRGFFEDQKSSFAPSFLLNIDGDQTSVVKNSVLEQGQLEVQADEKSK, from the coding sequence ATGAACATCCAGACGATTCTTAAACGAACAACGGCATTAACTCTTACTTCTGCTATTGTATTAGGCGGAGGCGCTCAGGCTTTTGCTCAAGAATACAAAGATCAAAATAAAACATACGGGCAAGGCGAACTGACACGTGAAGATATGGGCAAAATTCCCGGCCAAATCGCAAAAGATAAAGCCCGCTACACTGTCCCTCAGTTCGATGAGACAAAAATCAAAAATATTGAATCAGCAGTCGGCTATGATAAAGATGGAAACAAAATCAAGCTGGATGTGTGGGACACTTGGCCTCTAGCGAACGCTGACGGAACCGTTGCGGATTATAAAGGATACGACATCGTTTTCGGCCTTGCCGGTGACCCGAAGGATGCCAACGATACATCCATCTATATGTTCTATAAGAAAAAAGGCAATGAATCCATCGATGCATGGAAAAATGCAGGAAAAGTATTCGAGAACGATAAAGTGAACCCGAATGATCCGCATCTGAAAAACAAGGATCAGGACTGGTCCGGTTCTGCGATTATGACAGAGGACGGCGAAATCCGTTTGTTCTATACGAACCGCTCGGACCGTGAAGCTGGTAAACAAACGATTACAACGGCACAAGTGAACATGTCACAGCCTGCATCCGGCCAATTGAAAGTGAACGGAGTATCCGATCACAAGTCCATCTTTGACGGAGACGGCGAACTCTATCAGACAATCAAACAGTTCACGGATGGCGGCGGAATGGAATCCGGCGATAACCATACACTGAGAGACCCTCACTATATTGAAGAAAACGGAAAAAAATATCTTGTATTTGAAGCAAATACAGGTACTGAAACAGGCTACCAAGGGGAACAATCTCTATTTAACCGTGCCTACTACGGCGGAGATAAATCTTTCTATGAAGCAGAAAAAGAAAAGCTGATGAACAGTGATAAAAAGAAAACAGCGGAGCTTGCAAACGGCGCTATGGGAATCATCGAACTAAATGATGACTACACATTGAAAAACGTGAAAAAGCCATTGCTTACTTCTAACACCGTAACAGATGAAATTGAACGTCCGAACATTTTCAAGCACAACGGCAAATGGTACCTCTTCACTGATACACGCGGTGCTAAGATGACGATTGATGGTGTAGATAATGAAGATATCTATATGCTTGGTTATGTAGCCGATTCTCTTAACGGCAAATTCAAGCCGCTGAACGGTACAGGCATTGTGCTCCATCATGACCTGGACCCGAATGACAAAACGTTCAACTATGCACACTATGCGATCCCGCAAAAATCCGGTGATGACTTTGTTGTCACAAGCTACATTACAAACAGAGGATTCTTCGAGGATCAGAAGTCTTCTTTCGCACCAAGCTTCTTATTGAACATTGACGGCGATCAGACTTCTGTTGTCAAAAACAGCGTACTTGAGCAAGGACAGCTTGAAGTTCAGGCGGATGAAAAATCCAAATAA
- the paaD gene encoding 1,2-phenylacetyl-CoA epoxidase subunit PaaD yields the protein MNQDVIGKIRAVLETVKDPEINSVSVIDLGMIESICYQSGKAVIQALPTFMGCPALEIIQKNIVSAVMELDEISSVQVEFIYSPPWTSDRITDEGRERLKEFGIAPPPVFLEEAGMWKVDCPYCGSGYTTLENIFGPTACRSILYCKSCKNPFEAMKPISTLM from the coding sequence ATGAATCAAGACGTAATCGGAAAAATAAGAGCTGTGCTCGAAACCGTGAAGGATCCTGAGATTAACTCTGTCAGTGTCATAGACTTGGGGATGATTGAATCCATCTGCTATCAATCTGGAAAAGCGGTCATTCAGGCGCTTCCGACATTCATGGGGTGCCCGGCCCTGGAAATCATTCAAAAGAATATTGTAAGCGCTGTTATGGAGCTGGATGAAATCAGCTCTGTCCAGGTTGAATTTATTTACAGTCCGCCGTGGACCTCTGACCGGATTACCGATGAAGGCCGTGAACGGCTGAAGGAATTCGGGATTGCCCCGCCGCCGGTATTTCTCGAAGAAGCCGGCATGTGGAAGGTGGATTGCCCTTACTGCGGGTCAGGTTATACAACCTTGGAAAATATATTCGGCCCGACAGCCTGCCGAAGCATTTTGTACTGCAAATCATGCAAGAACCCGTTTGAAGCGATGAAACCAATCTCTACTTTAATGTAG
- a CDS encoding EthD family reductase — MFKMVALFKKPEDPQSFDEYYFNTHIPLTQKIPGLQDVKITKITGSPMGESEYYLMCEMFYESKQAFKEASKTDESKASGKDVMKFAGNLVTFFFGEEHNG, encoded by the coding sequence ATGTTCAAAATGGTCGCCCTATTTAAAAAACCAGAGGATCCCCAAAGCTTTGATGAGTACTATTTCAACACTCACATTCCGCTGACACAGAAAATCCCCGGCCTTCAGGACGTGAAAATCACGAAAATCACCGGTTCTCCAATGGGGGAAAGCGAGTACTACTTAATGTGCGAAATGTTTTATGAAAGCAAGCAGGCCTTCAAGGAAGCATCTAAAACAGATGAATCCAAGGCTTCAGGAAAGGACGTTATGAAATTTGCCGGGAACCTTGTTACCTTCTTCTTCGGTGAAGAGCATAATGGATAA
- a CDS encoding enoyl-CoA hydratase-related protein translates to MDNLLETAVHGNIGLITLNRPKVLNALNRQMIREIAETLEEYDRRDDVRVTVLTGSGRAFAAGADIDEMANEDPVRMELLNQFVDWDRMTVIKKPIIGAVHGFALGGGFELALACDLLFAADTAKFGFPEVNLGVMPGAGGTQRLTKLMGKTKALEYIWTGEMMTAQEAERFGVVNRLFAPELLIEETMKFAARLAEKAPLSIRLSKEAVYKALDYSVYEGMQFERKNFSLLFSSEDQKEGMLAFQEKRRPSFKGK, encoded by the coding sequence ATGGATAACCTGCTTGAAACGGCGGTACACGGAAACATCGGTCTGATTACACTGAACCGGCCTAAGGTTCTGAATGCCCTGAACCGGCAAATGATCCGTGAAATTGCCGAAACACTGGAAGAATACGACCGGCGGGACGATGTCCGGGTGACCGTTCTGACGGGCAGCGGCAGAGCGTTCGCTGCGGGAGCCGATATTGATGAAATGGCGAATGAAGACCCGGTCCGGATGGAGCTGCTCAATCAGTTTGTGGATTGGGACCGGATGACCGTCATCAAGAAGCCGATCATTGGGGCGGTTCATGGCTTTGCTTTAGGCGGAGGGTTTGAACTGGCGCTTGCCTGCGACCTGCTGTTTGCTGCGGACACCGCAAAATTCGGTTTTCCGGAAGTGAATCTCGGCGTCATGCCGGGAGCCGGCGGAACCCAGCGGCTGACAAAGCTGATGGGGAAGACAAAGGCACTCGAGTATATTTGGACAGGGGAAATGATGACCGCACAGGAAGCCGAACGCTTTGGAGTCGTCAACCGCCTGTTCGCACCGGAGCTTTTAATAGAAGAAACGATGAAATTTGCAGCACGCCTGGCAGAAAAAGCGCCTCTTTCCATCCGGTTAAGCAAAGAGGCCGTATACAAGGCGCTGGATTATTCCGTTTATGAAGGGATGCAATTTGAGCGGAAGAACTTCAGCCTGCTGTTTTCATCGGAAGACCAGAAAGAAGGCATGCTTGCATTTCAGGAAAAGCGGCGTCCTTCATTTAAGGGGAAGTAG
- a CDS encoding AMP-binding protein: MILHREETLSRMEMEKLQLKHLKKTVHAAFEKSPFYKERFKTAGITPDVIQQLDDIQKLPFTQKKHLREHYPFGLFAADRKDLIRIHASSGTSGKPTIVGYTKQDIESWADLAARGIALGGGTPDGILHNAYGYGLFTGGLGLHAGGEKLGMAVIPVSVGNTDRQITLIEDLQPEVICCTPSYALNIAERMRELGKDSCATSLQYGIFGAEPWSEEMRKTLEERLGIKACDIYGLSEVMGPGVAVECREAQDGLHLAEDHFLTEVIDPDTLEPVPEGQLGELVFTSLKKEAIPMIRYRTGDIASITREPCKCGRTTARMSRIKGRMDDMLIIRGVNVFPSEIEHYLIKVPEISPHYQLHLNKQGPLDEVTLHVELSDSVYAEAEMDLAHEKIEDLRRRIQQLMRESCLVSIDVRILAPKSIPRSEGKAVRIVDARFPQAFA, from the coding sequence TTGATTTTGCACAGGGAAGAGACACTGTCACGGATGGAAATGGAGAAACTGCAGCTCAAACATTTGAAAAAAACGGTTCATGCTGCTTTTGAAAAAAGCCCATTTTATAAGGAACGCTTTAAAACAGCGGGGATTACTCCGGACGTGATCCAGCAGCTCGATGATATCCAAAAGCTGCCGTTTACCCAGAAAAAGCACTTGCGCGAGCATTACCCGTTCGGATTATTTGCGGCTGACCGGAAGGACCTCATCCGGATCCATGCCTCCTCAGGGACGTCAGGGAAGCCGACGATTGTGGGATATACGAAACAGGATATCGAAAGCTGGGCGGATTTAGCCGCAAGAGGAATCGCGTTAGGAGGCGGAACTCCGGATGGGATTCTGCACAATGCTTATGGCTACGGCCTTTTCACAGGCGGACTCGGGCTGCATGCCGGCGGCGAAAAGCTTGGAATGGCGGTTATCCCGGTGTCCGTCGGGAATACAGACCGCCAGATTACGCTGATCGAGGATTTGCAGCCTGAGGTGATTTGCTGTACGCCTTCCTATGCGCTGAATATCGCGGAACGGATGAGGGAGCTTGGCAAGGATTCCTGTGCCACTTCTCTTCAGTACGGTATTTTCGGGGCAGAGCCGTGGTCGGAGGAGATGCGGAAAACGCTTGAGGAACGGCTCGGAATCAAAGCCTGCGACATATACGGGCTGAGTGAGGTGATGGGGCCGGGCGTGGCGGTGGAATGCCGAGAAGCGCAGGACGGACTGCATCTGGCAGAGGATCATTTTCTCACAGAAGTGATTGATCCGGATACATTGGAGCCGGTACCCGAAGGACAGCTTGGCGAACTCGTCTTCACGAGTCTGAAGAAAGAAGCGATTCCAATGATCCGCTACCGGACGGGAGACATCGCTTCCATTACAAGAGAGCCGTGTAAATGCGGGAGAACGACGGCGCGCATGTCCAGAATCAAGGGACGTATGGATGACATGCTGATTATCAGAGGGGTCAATGTATTTCCGTCAGAAATTGAACACTATCTGATCAAGGTACCGGAAATCAGTCCTCACTATCAGCTGCACCTGAATAAGCAGGGGCCGCTTGATGAAGTGACTCTTCATGTGGAGTTAAGCGATAGCGTTTACGCAGAAGCGGAGATGGATCTTGCCCATGAGAAAATTGAGGATCTCCGGAGGCGCATTCAGCAGCTGATGCGGGAGTCCTGTCTTGTATCCATTGATGTGCGTATTCTTGCACCGAAGTCGATCCCGAGGTCGGAGGGAAAGGCTGTGAGAATCGTAGATGCACGTTTTCCGCAGGCTTTTGCCTAG
- the paaC gene encoding 1,2-phenylacetyl-CoA epoxidase subunit PaaC → MTNVHDALEAKQNDEYRKALSELLFQLADDDFITAYRGSEWLGLAPHIEEDIAYSSINQDTMGHAAIYYQLLEQLGAGAADALAHARPVQDRKNAIILEEVNGPGTYLEEPKYDWAFTVVRNYFYDLYKKIKLESLKNSSYEPLSQAAVKINMEQYYHLMHWETWFRQLILSGGEAKTRMVRAIEKVWQDFEGVLTLGAFGGELAKHGLIEGEELLKQRFYSKIKLIFSQVQLPEPAPCGMKSGNGRNGEHTEDLKSALEVLSEVYRSDPSAVW, encoded by the coding sequence ATGACAAACGTTCACGATGCGCTTGAGGCAAAACAAAATGATGAATACAGGAAGGCTTTGTCAGAGCTCCTCTTCCAGCTCGCAGATGATGATTTCATTACGGCTTACAGAGGTTCGGAGTGGCTCGGCCTTGCCCCGCATATTGAAGAGGATATTGCCTACTCTTCCATCAATCAGGATACGATGGGGCATGCGGCCATTTACTATCAGCTGCTCGAACAGCTTGGAGCTGGGGCGGCTGACGCTCTAGCCCATGCCCGCCCTGTTCAGGATCGGAAAAATGCCATTATTTTAGAGGAAGTGAACGGGCCGGGCACTTATTTAGAGGAACCGAAGTATGACTGGGCCTTCACCGTCGTCCGGAACTATTTTTACGATCTCTATAAAAAAATCAAACTCGAATCCTTGAAAAACTCCTCCTATGAACCTCTTTCCCAGGCGGCCGTGAAAATTAACATGGAGCAGTATTATCATTTGATGCACTGGGAAACGTGGTTCAGGCAGCTGATCCTCTCAGGAGGGGAAGCAAAGACGAGGATGGTAAGAGCCATTGAGAAGGTGTGGCAGGATTTTGAGGGAGTGCTGACGCTTGGTGCTTTTGGCGGGGAGCTGGCGAAGCATGGACTGATTGAAGGAGAAGAACTGCTGAAGCAGCGGTTTTACTCCAAAATCAAGCTGATTTTCAGTCAGGTCCAGCTTCCTGAGCCGGCACCATGCGGCATGAAATCCGGAAATGGACGGAACGGTGAGCATACAGAGGATTTGAAGTCGGCGCTTGAAGTGTTATCGGAGGTTTACCGAAGTGACCCTTCGGCCGTCTGGTAA
- the paaB gene encoding 1,2-phenylacetyl-CoA epoxidase subunit PaaB produces the protein MTDKQRTEFFEVFEVFSKRTPSSNMQYQFSLLAPNHELAAVMAQENFMRREPVADIWVVKRSDIRKMTEDERESLARLDNKDYRTTKGYGYLKKKWREYEQGMLDEKEILSWGEESK, from the coding sequence ATGACAGATAAGCAGAGGACAGAGTTTTTTGAGGTATTTGAAGTGTTCAGCAAGCGAACGCCATCATCTAATATGCAATACCAGTTCAGCCTGCTTGCGCCGAATCATGAGCTCGCGGCTGTGATGGCTCAGGAAAATTTTATGCGCCGGGAGCCGGTTGCGGACATTTGGGTCGTCAAACGGTCAGACATCCGGAAAATGACAGAGGATGAGCGCGAATCGCTTGCGCGTCTGGATAACAAAGATTACCGGACAACGAAGGGCTACGGCTATTTAAAGAAAAAATGGCGGGAATATGAGCAGGGGATGCTTGATGAAAAAGAGATTTTGTCCTGGGGTGAGGAGAGCAAATGA